Proteins co-encoded in one Kribbella solani genomic window:
- a CDS encoding tryptophanase, producing MPAFMEPFRIKAVEPIPFPTAGQRRTALAAAGYNLFRVPSRAITIDLLTDSGTNAMSAAQWAALISGDESYAGATSFENFQTVVRDLTGYDEVLPVHQGRAAERIVLGNLLGPGEVSISNTHFDTTRAAVEAAGATALDLPVEQTSPPSSFGGNIDLARLAERLNDDRVRCVVLTITNNAAGGQPVSIANVTSVRRLCDQYGVLLLLDAARFAENAYLISEREPEYAQRTPREIAQLVFTQADGCWASLKKDGIANIGGMIALRDPELARRCREQLIAFEGFPTYGGLAGRDLDALAQGLLEVTEPAYLEYRARSARWFGEQLEDAGLPVVQPTGCHAVYVDAARLLPHIEPHRLPATALANELYLAGAVRVSDLGTLVFGRAVPGEEDITAPRELVRFALPRRVYTKSHLEYVAEVAAAVAAKATQLNGYRITEQSASLRHFTAELMPLE from the coding sequence TTGCCCGCGTTCATGGAACCGTTCCGCATCAAGGCCGTCGAGCCGATCCCGTTCCCGACCGCCGGGCAGCGGCGTACGGCACTCGCCGCGGCCGGCTACAACCTGTTCCGGGTGCCGTCCCGGGCGATCACGATCGACCTGCTCACCGATTCGGGTACGAACGCCATGTCCGCCGCGCAATGGGCGGCGCTGATTTCCGGCGACGAGTCGTACGCCGGCGCGACCTCGTTCGAGAACTTCCAGACCGTGGTCCGGGACCTCACCGGGTACGACGAGGTGCTTCCGGTGCATCAGGGCCGCGCGGCGGAGCGGATCGTGCTGGGAAACCTGCTCGGGCCGGGCGAGGTGTCGATCAGCAACACGCACTTCGACACCACCCGGGCCGCGGTCGAGGCGGCCGGCGCCACCGCGCTGGACCTGCCGGTCGAGCAAACGTCGCCACCGTCGAGTTTCGGCGGCAACATCGATCTCGCGCGACTCGCCGAAAGACTGAACGATGATCGGGTCCGCTGCGTAGTACTGACCATCACCAACAACGCCGCAGGCGGTCAGCCGGTCTCGATCGCCAATGTCACCAGCGTTCGCCGGTTGTGCGACCAGTACGGCGTACTCCTGCTGCTCGACGCGGCACGGTTCGCCGAGAACGCCTATCTGATCAGCGAACGCGAGCCCGAGTACGCGCAACGCACTCCGCGCGAGATCGCCCAACTGGTGTTCACGCAGGCCGACGGCTGCTGGGCGAGCCTGAAGAAGGACGGAATCGCCAACATCGGCGGGATGATCGCGCTCCGCGACCCGGAGCTGGCGCGCCGCTGCCGGGAACAACTGATCGCCTTCGAAGGCTTTCCGACGTACGGCGGGTTGGCCGGCCGCGATCTCGACGCGCTCGCCCAGGGACTGCTCGAGGTCACCGAACCCGCGTACCTGGAGTACCGCGCGCGATCCGCACGCTGGTTCGGCGAACAGCTCGAAGACGCAGGCCTGCCAGTAGTACAGCCGACCGGCTGCCACGCCGTGTACGTCGACGCCGCCCGCCTACTGCCTCACATCGAACCGCATCGGCTTCCGGCAACAGCTCTGGCGAACGAGCTGTACCTGGCCGGCGCCGTACGCGTCTCCGATCTCGGCACCCTGGTCTTCGGCCGGGCAGTCCCGGGCGAGGAGGACATCACCGCACCACGCGAGCTCGTCCGCTTCGCCCTCCCGCGCCGCGTCTACACCAAGAGCCACCTCGAGTACGTAGCCGAAGTCGCCGCCGCCGTGGCCGCGAAAGCCACGCAACTGAACGGATACCGCATCACCGAACAGTCCGCGTCCTTACGCCACTTCACCGCCGAACTGATGCCGCTCGAGTGA
- a CDS encoding helix-turn-helix domain-containing protein, whose amino-acid sequence MRERAGGSGHGQPSRGSAQFGDEARQRAAGARPLEQFELFHTGDLDDARDTVGRVFVPHRLDLAGKAGHLDARMHTRRFPKVAANYVSYGAEVLIDPEDLGSFFVVQVPLTGFSHVRSGREAVLSTPQLASVVSPTEPLSMRWSADCTKLILRLERSAVEDELTDLLEAPLPEPLRFALGMDVTKNPARSWLSMFRLFVDEIDDADEDLLVVSGYEDVLIRGLLYAQPHNYTHRLGDTSRSKVPSRAIAIARDIIENHPEWDHTVTSLAREAGISPRALQKGFARYLGVGPKEYMTAVRMQRAHSELRSKHRDTITVRQVAGRWHLGHTGRFATEYRKRFGELPSETLAK is encoded by the coding sequence GTGCGCGAGAGGGCTGGAGGGTCCGGTCATGGGCAACCGTCCCGTGGATCGGCGCAGTTCGGCGATGAGGCGCGGCAACGGGCCGCGGGGGCACGGCCGCTGGAGCAGTTCGAGCTGTTCCACACCGGCGATCTGGACGACGCCCGGGACACGGTGGGGCGGGTGTTCGTACCGCACCGGCTGGACCTGGCCGGGAAGGCGGGGCACCTGGACGCCCGGATGCACACCCGGCGGTTCCCGAAGGTGGCGGCGAACTACGTCAGCTACGGCGCCGAGGTGCTGATCGATCCGGAGGACCTCGGATCGTTCTTCGTGGTGCAGGTGCCGCTGACCGGGTTCAGCCACGTCCGCAGCGGCCGGGAGGCGGTGCTGTCCACGCCACAGCTGGCTTCGGTGGTGTCACCAACGGAACCGCTCAGCATGCGCTGGTCCGCGGACTGCACCAAGCTGATCCTGCGGCTGGAACGGTCGGCGGTGGAGGACGAGCTGACCGACCTGCTGGAGGCGCCACTGCCGGAGCCGCTCCGGTTCGCGCTCGGGATGGACGTGACCAAGAACCCGGCCCGGAGCTGGCTGTCGATGTTCCGGCTGTTCGTCGACGAGATCGACGACGCGGACGAGGACCTGCTCGTGGTGTCCGGCTACGAGGACGTGCTGATCCGCGGCCTGCTGTACGCGCAGCCGCACAACTACACCCACCGGCTCGGCGACACCAGCCGGTCGAAGGTGCCGTCCCGGGCGATCGCGATCGCCCGCGACATCATCGAGAACCACCCGGAGTGGGACCACACCGTCACCAGCCTCGCGCGCGAAGCCGGCATCAGTCCACGCGCGCTGCAGAAGGGATTCGCCCGGTACCTGGGGGTCGGCCCGAAGGAGTACATGACCGCCGTCCGGATGCAGCGCGCGCACAGCGAACTCCGGTCGAAGCACCGCGACACCATCACCGTCCGCCAGGTGGCCGGGAGATGGCATCTCGGCCACACCGGACGGTTCGCCACCGAGTACCGCAAACGATTCGGTGAACTTCCGTCCGAGACACTGGCGAAGTAA
- a CDS encoding helix-turn-helix domain-containing protein codes for MIAGCSSPPRSSVLRTVRSGVETCVNPSGQTTISQLIKRARENKGLSQSQLAKELGTLSGRYTINRDLISHWERGAQVPRAETRQWLAVFFGIPPEEFERAAALSKRRAKTGNAVVAQNTPRRAGPVRRAQGTPELLPVLRSRVQGGILAALLLNPDRWFSLSELGETAGAALASVDKEVQLLETSGIVSSRTEGTMRLYHAAHLGPGLAPLVELIRQSYGVPQVLGEEFGQIHAAARLVVAGTWAERFAGVPGPAPESLDLVVVPHPGQYADEDEVRLAADRAERRLKRPLRWQVGESGPGRTLTMPTHWEGHPIVEVRLVRPREPHRARGTVTAEPDIITQLLESGQLTMTNGPDARAEPALELAETHLEAAERIAADAPESAYLLLVEAGQLIASGLLAQQGLRPDLAAHPNTAGEAVTIQFGHQFSHVTQMRERATALHIRVNRPTPDEAKISTATIRTLLTEAKTLTRQLRPFEPKT; via the coding sequence ATGATCGCGGGGTGCTCTTCACCACCGCGGTCAAGCGTTTTACGGACGGTTCGTTCCGGAGTGGAGACGTGCGTGAACCCGAGTGGTCAGACAACGATTTCTCAGCTCATCAAGAGAGCCCGTGAAAACAAGGGTTTGAGTCAATCCCAACTCGCGAAAGAGCTCGGAACCCTCTCCGGGCGGTACACCATCAATCGCGACCTGATATCGCACTGGGAACGCGGCGCGCAGGTTCCCAGGGCCGAAACCAGACAATGGCTGGCAGTGTTCTTCGGCATTCCGCCGGAGGAGTTCGAACGGGCCGCGGCGCTGTCCAAGCGGCGGGCCAAGACCGGCAACGCGGTGGTCGCGCAGAACACCCCACGGCGGGCCGGCCCGGTCCGCCGGGCGCAAGGCACCCCCGAACTGCTGCCGGTGCTGCGATCCCGGGTCCAGGGCGGCATCCTGGCCGCCCTGCTGCTCAACCCCGACCGCTGGTTCTCACTCAGTGAACTCGGCGAGACCGCCGGCGCCGCGCTGGCCTCGGTGGACAAGGAAGTGCAGCTGCTGGAGACCTCCGGGATCGTCAGCAGCCGGACCGAAGGAACGATGCGGCTCTACCACGCCGCCCACCTCGGTCCCGGCCTCGCGCCCCTCGTCGAGCTGATCCGGCAGAGTTACGGCGTACCCCAGGTGCTCGGCGAAGAGTTCGGCCAGATCCACGCCGCCGCTCGCCTTGTAGTCGCCGGTACTTGGGCCGAACGGTTCGCCGGCGTACCCGGACCGGCCCCGGAGAGCCTCGATCTGGTCGTGGTGCCGCACCCCGGCCAGTACGCCGACGAGGACGAGGTACGCCTCGCCGCGGACCGCGCCGAACGAAGACTGAAACGCCCACTGCGCTGGCAAGTGGGCGAATCCGGCCCCGGCCGGACGCTGACCATGCCGACCCACTGGGAAGGCCACCCGATCGTCGAGGTCAGGCTGGTCCGCCCCCGCGAACCGCACCGCGCCCGCGGCACCGTCACCGCCGAGCCCGACATCATCACCCAACTGCTCGAATCCGGCCAGCTGACGATGACCAACGGCCCCGACGCCCGCGCCGAACCGGCCCTGGAACTGGCCGAAACCCACCTGGAGGCGGCCGAACGGATCGCCGCCGACGCCCCCGAATCCGCCTACCTCCTGCTGGTCGAAGCCGGCCAGCTCATCGCCAGCGGCCTCCTCGCCCAGCAAGGCCTCCGCCCCGACCTCGCCGCCCACCCCAACACCGCCGGCGAAGCAGTCACCATCCAGTTCGGCCACCAGTTCTCCCACGTCACCCAGATGCGCGAACGCGCCACCGCCCTGCACATCCGCGTCAACCGCCCCACCCCCGACGAAGCCAAGATCAGCACCGCCACCATCCGAACCCTCCTCACCGAAGCCAAGACCCTGACCCGCCAACTACGCCCCTTCGAACCCAAGACCTGA
- a CDS encoding MFS transporter — MTLDERTVQATERRWIALGVLCFAALLISLHGFVLLLAMPAVTAALGASATQQLWILDVYVFMVAGLLITMGSLGDRVGRRRLLLAGAAVFGIVSIVAAYSVDPVMLIAARAVLGVAAAAIVPSTLSLISTLFPDERERVTALGIWGGCFTVGAVVGPIAGGILLHRFWWGSAFLISVPAIVVLLAVGPFILPEYRDEDGGRIDLASAGLSLAAILSAIYGLKQLAAQGLDPRSIAFIVAGAALGWVFVRRQDRLSDPLLDLRLFRRRTFRVVLVSMTAYAMLSGGLMVFVAQYLQLVRGMTALTAGIAMVPAMITSTIAFQLTPRLARRVRPGVLIPVGVAVTVVGMAVMSRTTSTTVLLVAFGIEYLGGAPLALLGTNLVIGSVPPEKAGTAGALTQTGNELGLALGVAVLGSVLTMMYRGQMDGRGGDSLAQAILSSAPPAVLDAARNAFTAGFQLVAGISAVALTVVSVLLARNLRDLPLLRRD; from the coding sequence ATGACGCTTGACGAGAGGACCGTTCAAGCGACCGAGCGGCGGTGGATCGCCTTGGGCGTGCTCTGTTTCGCCGCGCTGCTGATCTCGCTGCACGGGTTCGTTCTGCTGCTGGCCATGCCCGCCGTGACCGCGGCGCTGGGGGCGTCCGCCACCCAGCAGCTGTGGATTCTGGACGTGTACGTGTTCATGGTGGCGGGCCTGCTGATCACCATGGGTTCGCTCGGCGACCGGGTCGGCCGGCGCCGGCTGCTCCTGGCCGGCGCGGCCGTGTTCGGGATCGTCTCGATCGTCGCCGCCTACTCGGTCGACCCGGTCATGCTGATCGCCGCTCGCGCGGTGCTCGGGGTGGCGGCGGCAGCGATCGTGCCGAGTACGTTGTCGCTGATCTCGACGCTGTTCCCGGACGAGCGGGAGCGGGTGACCGCGCTGGGTATCTGGGGAGGATGCTTCACCGTGGGCGCGGTCGTCGGCCCGATCGCCGGTGGCATCCTGTTGCACCGATTCTGGTGGGGCTCGGCGTTCCTGATCAGCGTGCCGGCCATCGTCGTCCTGCTCGCGGTCGGTCCGTTCATCCTGCCCGAGTACCGCGATGAGGACGGCGGGCGCATCGACCTCGCGAGCGCCGGACTGTCGTTGGCAGCGATCCTGTCGGCGATCTACGGGCTGAAGCAGCTGGCCGCGCAGGGCCTCGATCCGCGCTCGATCGCGTTCATCGTCGCCGGCGCGGCCCTCGGCTGGGTCTTCGTGCGGCGTCAGGATCGGCTGAGCGACCCGTTGCTCGACCTGCGGTTGTTCCGGCGGCGTACCTTCCGGGTGGTGCTCGTCAGCATGACGGCGTACGCGATGCTGTCCGGCGGCCTGATGGTGTTCGTCGCGCAGTATCTGCAGTTGGTCCGGGGCATGACCGCTCTGACCGCCGGGATCGCGATGGTTCCCGCCATGATCACCTCTACGATCGCCTTCCAGCTGACACCCAGGCTGGCGCGTCGGGTCCGGCCGGGCGTACTGATTCCGGTCGGCGTCGCCGTGACGGTCGTCGGCATGGCCGTGATGTCTCGGACCACCTCGACGACCGTGCTGCTGGTCGCGTTCGGGATCGAGTACCTCGGGGGTGCTCCGCTCGCGCTGCTGGGCACCAACCTGGTCATCGGATCCGTTCCGCCCGAGAAGGCCGGGACCGCGGGAGCACTGACCCAGACCGGCAACGAGCTGGGCCTTGCCCTGGGCGTCGCGGTGCTCGGCAGCGTACTCACGATGATGTACCGCGGCCAGATGGATGGCCGCGGCGGCGACTCGCTGGCCCAGGCGATCTTGAGCTCGGCGCCACCTGCGGTCCTGGACGCGGCCCGCAACGCGTTCACGGCCGGCTTTCAGTTGGTGGCGGGCATCTCAGCCGTGGCCTTGACTGTCGTAAGCGTCCTGCTGGCCCGGAACCTCCGCGATCTGCCCCTCCTGCGCCGGGACTGA
- the neuC gene encoding UDP-N-acetylglucosamine 2-epimerase, which translates to MARKICVFTGSRADYGPLAAVLRALGNDPGVDLRVLVSGSHLVSQQGATIDAITADGFAVSACVPMVVASDTPVGLAKSFGLGAMGYADALERIAPDILVLLGDRYEVLAAAVAATFLRLPIAHICGGEVTAGSTDEGMRHAITKLSHLHFTATTAFSRRVVQLGEDPARVHTVGSPGLDTVRTTTLLDRTELSAILGIELGTPTIAVTYHPATADPVGSKAGLQGLIRALDRLGRGTVVFTGPNVDLGGPSADRELQDFVARHPGRMVLRPSLGQTGYLSLADHADVVVGNSSSALIEVPALGTPTVNIGTRQEGRPTAASTISCGTSAEEIHAAIEQALTPEYAQRATTCPSPYGDGHAAPRILHLLKTTPLDGLFKKHFTDWAT; encoded by the coding sequence ATGGCCCGCAAGATCTGCGTCTTCACCGGTTCACGGGCCGACTACGGACCACTCGCCGCCGTACTGCGGGCCCTCGGCAACGATCCCGGAGTCGATCTGCGGGTCCTCGTCAGCGGATCACACCTGGTCTCACAGCAAGGCGCCACGATCGATGCGATCACGGCCGACGGGTTCGCGGTCAGTGCGTGCGTACCGATGGTGGTCGCGAGCGATACGCCGGTGGGTCTGGCGAAGTCGTTCGGGCTCGGAGCGATGGGGTACGCCGACGCGCTCGAGCGGATCGCCCCGGACATCCTGGTCCTGCTCGGAGATCGGTACGAGGTGCTGGCCGCGGCGGTCGCGGCCACCTTCCTACGGCTCCCGATCGCGCACATCTGCGGCGGTGAGGTCACCGCGGGATCGACCGACGAGGGAATGCGGCACGCGATCACCAAGCTGTCGCATCTCCACTTCACCGCGACCACGGCGTTCAGCCGCCGGGTCGTTCAGCTCGGCGAGGACCCGGCCCGGGTACACACGGTCGGATCACCTGGGCTCGACACGGTACGAACCACCACCTTGCTGGACCGGACGGAGTTGTCGGCGATCTTGGGCATCGAGCTCGGTACGCCGACGATCGCCGTCACGTACCACCCGGCCACCGCGGACCCCGTTGGCAGCAAAGCCGGCCTCCAGGGCCTGATCCGGGCATTGGACCGGCTCGGCCGGGGCACAGTCGTCTTCACCGGCCCCAACGTCGACCTCGGCGGCCCGTCCGCCGACCGAGAACTCCAGGACTTCGTGGCCCGCCACCCCGGCCGGATGGTGCTGCGCCCCTCCCTCGGCCAGACCGGCTACCTCAGCCTCGCCGACCACGCCGACGTCGTCGTCGGGAACTCGTCCAGCGCACTGATCGAAGTCCCCGCGCTGGGCACCCCCACCGTCAACATCGGCACCCGCCAGGAAGGCCGCCCAACTGCCGCGTCCACCATCAGCTGCGGCACCTCCGCCGAGGAAATACACGCCGCCATCGAGCAAGCGCTCACCCCCGAGTATGCCCAACGGGCCACCACCTGCCCCTCCCCCTATGGCGACGGCCACGCCGCCCCCCGAATCCTCCACCTCCTCAAAACCACCCCCTTGGACGGGCTGTTCAAAAAGCACTTCACCGACTGGGCCACCTGA
- a CDS encoding DegT/DnrJ/EryC1/StrS family aminotransferase, producing the protein MSNVIPLSEPSFSGNEAAYVKECLDSGFVSSVGPFVDRFERDFAKTVGAAHAVACASGTAALHVALQLAGAGPGRLVAVSDFTFIASVNAIRYTGADVLLVDSEPRTWNLDSELLRDHVVRQAARGGRIPDLVEVVHVLGHPADLEPLLELRDRFGIRIVEDAAESLGASWRAGPAAGRQTGTVGKLAGFSFNGNKIITTGAGGILTTNDPELAVRAKHLTTQAKVPASSYLHDEIGYNYRLSNLSAALGVAQLEQLGERLRRKREIARWYAEQLDGLALTLPPHAQWAEPTYWLYSVLLNADEPEKIADRLSFGGVQARRVWRPIHQQPPYARTERLGGEVADDLHDRGLSLPSSAHLTAEQQHLVRAELASALAAN; encoded by the coding sequence GTGTCGAACGTGATCCCGCTGAGCGAACCGAGTTTCAGTGGCAACGAAGCGGCGTACGTGAAGGAATGCCTGGACAGCGGGTTCGTGTCGTCCGTCGGACCGTTCGTGGACAGGTTCGAGCGAGACTTCGCGAAAACGGTCGGCGCGGCTCATGCGGTCGCCTGCGCGAGTGGCACGGCGGCCTTGCATGTCGCGCTGCAGCTCGCCGGCGCGGGACCTGGGCGGCTGGTCGCGGTGTCCGACTTCACGTTCATCGCTTCGGTCAACGCGATCCGGTACACCGGCGCCGACGTACTGCTGGTCGACAGCGAGCCGCGGACCTGGAACCTGGACAGCGAACTGCTGCGTGACCATGTCGTCCGGCAGGCAGCGCGGGGTGGCCGGATACCCGATCTGGTCGAAGTCGTGCACGTACTCGGCCATCCGGCCGACCTCGAACCGTTGCTCGAATTGCGCGATCGGTTCGGCATCCGGATCGTCGAGGATGCCGCCGAGTCCCTTGGCGCGAGTTGGCGCGCTGGTCCGGCGGCCGGGCGGCAGACCGGTACGGTGGGCAAACTGGCCGGTTTCTCCTTCAACGGCAACAAGATCATCACCACCGGCGCCGGTGGCATCCTGACCACGAACGACCCTGAGCTGGCTGTGCGTGCAAAGCACCTGACCACCCAGGCGAAGGTGCCGGCGTCGTCCTACCTGCACGACGAGATCGGCTACAACTACCGGCTCAGCAACTTGTCCGCCGCGCTCGGCGTCGCGCAGCTCGAACAGCTCGGCGAGCGCCTTCGCCGGAAACGCGAGATCGCCCGGTGGTACGCCGAACAGCTCGACGGTCTCGCGCTGACCTTGCCACCCCACGCGCAGTGGGCCGAACCGACGTACTGGCTGTACTCGGTCCTGCTCAATGCCGACGAGCCGGAGAAGATCGCGGATCGGTTGTCGTTCGGTGGCGTCCAAGCGCGACGCGTCTGGCGGCCGATCCACCAGCAACCGCCGTACGCCCGGACGGAACGGCTCGGTGGCGAGGTCGCCGATGACCTGCACGATCGCGGTCTTTCGTTGCCGAGCTCCGCGCATTTGACCGCGGAGCAGCAACACCTCGTCCGCGCCGAGCTGGCTTCGGCATTGGCAGCGAACTGA
- a CDS encoding nucleotide sugar dehydrogenase, giving the protein MTLESRENPSVGIVGLGYVGVTLAAAMALKGFEVHGADVQPAVLDSLRRGKPHLFEPGVEDVFARCVNQNLFVAEELPESLDAAIISVSTPVDPVTHEPDLRNLAAAAAAVAKRCSPDTLVVVRSTVPVGASREVVLPALLAEWGSAHLVMAPERTIQGQALRELVELPQVVGALDAASLERGVRLFGRLCKQVVPVSSLETAELVKLGNNCHTDLIYAFGNEIAMLTERFGLDPLEVIRATNLDYPRPDLAKPGYVGGGCLSKDPYIMLSAAGRSGHAPGLVRAARTLNEQLPVHVAERVAAMMGAGTLAVLGWAYKGSPPTDDMRGTPIAAMMPVFEAAGIRVVGHDPLVPDAVIRAYGGDPVGLSTAFRTADAVLVITDHAEYRAVDIAQLLTDSPVRLVYDSWRILDPAAITSRGVRYAGIGYEAAA; this is encoded by the coding sequence ATGACCTTGGAATCACGGGAAAACCCCAGCGTCGGCATTGTCGGCCTCGGCTACGTCGGCGTCACGTTGGCCGCCGCGATGGCGCTGAAGGGATTCGAAGTACACGGCGCAGACGTGCAGCCGGCCGTACTGGATTCCCTGCGCCGCGGCAAACCGCATCTTTTCGAGCCGGGCGTCGAAGACGTCTTCGCTCGCTGCGTGAACCAGAACCTGTTCGTCGCCGAGGAACTGCCGGAGAGCCTCGACGCGGCGATCATCTCGGTATCCACTCCGGTGGACCCGGTCACGCACGAACCCGACCTGCGCAATCTCGCCGCCGCCGCGGCGGCGGTCGCGAAACGATGCTCGCCGGACACACTCGTGGTGGTCCGGAGCACCGTTCCGGTCGGCGCGAGCCGGGAGGTCGTCCTGCCGGCATTGCTTGCCGAATGGGGATCTGCCCACCTGGTGATGGCGCCGGAGCGTACGATCCAGGGCCAGGCGCTCCGTGAACTGGTCGAGCTGCCACAGGTCGTCGGCGCCCTCGATGCGGCCAGCCTCGAGCGCGGCGTACGGCTCTTCGGCCGGCTCTGCAAACAGGTCGTCCCGGTGTCATCGCTCGAAACCGCCGAACTGGTGAAGCTCGGCAACAACTGTCACACCGATCTGATCTATGCCTTCGGCAACGAAATCGCCATGCTGACCGAGCGTTTCGGCCTGGATCCGCTCGAGGTGATCCGGGCAACGAACCTGGACTACCCACGGCCCGATCTGGCCAAGCCCGGCTATGTGGGTGGCGGTTGCCTGTCGAAGGACCCGTACATCATGCTGTCCGCGGCCGGGCGCAGCGGTCACGCGCCGGGTCTCGTACGCGCCGCGCGGACGCTCAACGAGCAGCTGCCCGTGCATGTGGCCGAACGCGTCGCGGCCATGATGGGTGCCGGTACGTTGGCGGTGCTCGGGTGGGCGTACAAGGGCAGTCCGCCGACCGACGACATGCGGGGTACGCCGATCGCCGCGATGATGCCGGTCTTCGAGGCCGCCGGGATTCGCGTAGTGGGGCATGATCCGCTCGTACCCGACGCCGTGATCCGCGCGTACGGTGGCGATCCGGTCGGGTTGAGTACGGCCTTCCGGACCGCGGACGCCGTACTGGTCATCACCGACCACGCCGAGTACCGCGCGGTCGACATCGCCCAACTGCTCACCGACTCACCGGTTCGGCTGGTGTACGACTCGTGGCGCATCCTCGACCCCGCCGCGATCACCTCCCGAGGCGTTCGGTACGCGGGCATCGGTTATGAGGCGGCGGCATGA